In a genomic window of Halobiforma lacisalsi AJ5:
- a CDS encoding TorD/DmsD family molecular chaperone, protein MTENTILGGPPSAAGETEEPTPEPEPEPIDPPGDLETAVHRSRLYSLCSLGFDRPGDDFAAAREDGAYRKDLQESAAAIDEDVADAAAAVADALEGADHRELHDQWASLFGVEEGVTVSPYELTYLPGPLMTNVRRLADISGFYEAFGLSIAEGQTDRGDHVCFLTEFLSHLSHREAALRMDGDDDGVEVVVDARRSFLEDHLGRWYWRFADEVGDHDDSESGFYAALAELLAALVELEVERLDLDPDWVPDDPEVTEWNEDVFGDTGRGCGGCGVDAGGPSDVEPGRVPGVDPAADADPDPNPDPDHDSDVGGDS, encoded by the coding sequence ATGACCGAGAACACCATCCTCGGCGGTCCGCCGAGCGCGGCCGGCGAGACCGAGGAGCCGACGCCGGAGCCCGAACCGGAGCCGATCGACCCGCCCGGCGACCTCGAGACCGCGGTCCACCGCAGCCGGCTGTATTCGCTGTGCTCGCTGGGATTCGACCGCCCCGGCGACGACTTCGCGGCCGCCCGCGAGGACGGGGCCTACCGTAAGGACCTGCAGGAGTCGGCCGCGGCGATCGACGAAGACGTCGCGGACGCGGCGGCGGCCGTCGCCGACGCGCTCGAGGGAGCCGACCACCGCGAACTCCACGACCAGTGGGCGTCGCTGTTCGGGGTCGAGGAGGGCGTGACCGTCTCCCCCTACGAACTGACCTACCTGCCGGGGCCGCTGATGACCAACGTCCGCCGGCTCGCCGACATCAGCGGTTTCTACGAGGCGTTCGGCCTGTCGATCGCCGAGGGACAGACCGACCGCGGCGACCACGTCTGCTTCCTGACGGAGTTTTTGAGCCACCTCAGCCACCGCGAGGCGGCGCTCCGGATGGACGGCGACGACGACGGCGTCGAGGTCGTCGTCGACGCGCGCCGATCCTTCCTCGAGGACCACCTCGGCCGGTGGTACTGGCGGTTCGCGGACGAGGTCGGCGACCACGACGACAGCGAGTCCGGGTTCTACGCCGCGCTCGCGGAACTGCTCGCGGCGCTGGTCGAACTCGAGGTCGAGCGGCTCGACCTCGACCCCGACTGGGTGCCCGACGACCCCGAGGTCACGGAGTGGAACGAGGACGTCTTCGGCGACACGGGCCGTGGCTGTGGCGGTTGCGGTGTCGACGCCGGCGGGCCGAGCGACGTCGAACCCGGT